One stretch of Gopherus flavomarginatus isolate rGopFla2 chromosome 2, rGopFla2.mat.asm, whole genome shotgun sequence DNA includes these proteins:
- the VXN gene encoding vexin, whose amino-acid sequence MHQIYSCSDENLEVFTTVISSKSCSPARRKAKSTQHILTKRVVTVSDYRPYRTEDLLPSQGDLTQVLYKDVVRNFGRLQNEQEGFCPAKHRGISEQESSKSCDNQLDGKSSQPSTSPVTHITVKRAAAIEPATQDSASAEDHRQHSRKNAEHDLTLAPEADASLPLTGNNLCGTPGILRKMWMKHKKKSEYLGATNSAFEAD is encoded by the exons ATGCACCAGATTTACAGCTGTAGTGATGAAAATTTAGAAGTTTTCACCACTGTGATTTCATCCAAAT CATGTAGTCCAGCCAGAAGAAAAGCCAAAAGCACACAACACATCCTAACAAAGAGA GTGGTGACAGTGTCTGATTATCGGCCCTATAGGACAGAGGACTTGCTTCCAAGCCAAGGTGATCTCACCCAAGTCCTATACAAAGATGTGGTGAGGAACTTTGGCCGCTTGCAGAATGAACAGGAAGGATTCTGTCCTGCCAAGCACA GGGGAATTTCTGAACAAGAGTCATCAAAGTCCTGTGATAACCAGTTGGATGGTAAATCTTCT CAACCTTCGACATCCCCAGTCACCCATATCACAGTGAAACGGGCTGCAGCCATAGAGCCAGCTACACAGGACAGTGCTTCTGCAGAAGA CCACAGACAGCACTCAAGGAAGAACGCTGAGCATGACTTAACCCTCGCCCCAGAAGCAGATGCCTCTTTACCTTTGACTGGCAACAACTTGTGCGGGACACCCGGCATCTTGAGGAAAATGTGGATGAAGCACAAGAAGAAATCAGAATATCTGGGGGCAACAAACAGTGCCTTTGAGGCCGACTGA